The proteins below come from a single Rosa rugosa chromosome 2, drRosRugo1.1, whole genome shotgun sequence genomic window:
- the LOC133732670 gene encoding peroxidase RIP1-like yields MASLRSFLVCIIVLAAIVITPSSAQLSAGFYNKVCPQALPAIRKIVRQAVRNEPRMGASLLRLHFHDCFVNGCDGSVLLDDTSTFTGEKTAGPNAGSIRGFQVIDQIKAAVDKACKGSVVSCADILAVAARDSVYLLGGPEYNVQLGRRDATTASTNDANRNLPPPFFSFSQLLSNFQSHGLDLKDLVLLSAAHTIGLARCTTFRDRIYNDTNINAKFAASAKRNCPSNGGDNNLQPLDATTKKFDTVYFSSLLKSKGLLHSDQELFKGDGSDSDKLVQHYSVSPSDFWKDFSASMIKMGNIKPLTGNAGEVRLNCRKIN; encoded by the exons ATGGCTTCTCTTCGATCTTTCCTAGTCTGTATTATAGTTTTAGCTGCCATTGTTATAACACCATCGTCTGCACAACTAAGTGCTGGCTTCTACAACAAAGTGTGTCCTCAGGCACTTCCAGCCATCAGAAAAATTGTCCGTCAAGCTGTCAGAAATGAACCGCGTATGGGAGCTTCTCTACTGCGTTTGCACTTCCACGATTGCTTTGTTAAC GGTTGCGATGGATCAGTTCTGCTAGATGACACTTCGACGTTCACTGGTGAGAAGACAGCCGGACCAAATGCCGGCTCAATCAGAGGATTCCAGGTGATTGACCAGATCAAAGCAGCTGTCGACAAAGCTTGTAAGGGTAGTGTTGTCTCATGCGCTGATATATTAGCCGTTGCAGCTCGTGATTCTGTATACCTT CTAGGAGGTCCTGAGTACAATGTCCAACTGGGCAGAAGAGATGCAACAACAGCAAGCACAAATGATGCGAACAGGAACCTGCCTCCCCCATTTTTCAGCTTCTCACAGCTTCTATCTAACTTCCAATCTCATGGTCTTGACCTCAAAGACTTAGTACTCCTCTCAGCTGCTCACACCATTGGACTTGCTCGCTGCACTACCTTCAGAGATAGAATTTACAATGACACCAACATAAACGCCAAATTTGCAGCTTCTGCTAAACGAAACTGCCCGTCAAATGGTGGAGATAACAACTTACAGCCACTCGATGCAACCACGAAGAAATTCGACACAGTGTATTTTAGTTCCTTGTTGAAATCAAAGGGTCTCCTTCACTCTGATCAAGAGTTGTTCAAGGGCGATGGGAGTGACAGTGATAAGCTGGTGCAACACTACAGCGTGAGCCCATCTGATTTTTGGAAGGACTTTTCTGCTTCAATGATCAAGATGGGTAATATAAAGCCTCTTACTGGAAATGCTGGTGAAGTGAGACTCAACTGTAGGAAGATCAATTGA